From Atribacterota bacterium, one genomic window encodes:
- the lexA gene encoding transcriptional repressor LexA: protein MTYYSEEDLTGKQKKALQLIRINIQKTGYPPTVRELCKLLEVNSSATAFKYLKILEKKGYIKRDKEKNRAIKLTPKTRNFPLVGKAAAGNPVLALQEYTEIIPLPEELAGSSDSFLVQVEGNSMIGDHILDGDYVMIKPQNNADNGDIVIALINQEEVTVKRFYKSKDKITLKPSNPEYKPIITKDIVILGKVTGVIRRFNGRN, encoded by the coding sequence ATGACTTATTATAGTGAAGAAGATTTAACCGGGAAACAAAAAAAGGCCCTTCAGTTAATTCGTATTAATATCCAGAAAACAGGTTATCCTCCAACAGTCCGGGAATTATGCAAACTGTTGGAGGTTAACTCCTCTGCTACTGCTTTTAAATACCTGAAAATTCTTGAAAAAAAAGGTTACATCAAACGTGATAAAGAAAAAAACAGGGCTATTAAATTGACACCAAAAACCCGCAATTTTCCATTAGTTGGTAAAGCTGCTGCCGGGAATCCTGTACTTGCTCTACAGGAGTACACTGAAATTATTCCCCTGCCGGAAGAGTTAGCCGGCAGTTCAGACAGTTTTTTGGTACAGGTCGAGGGTAACAGCATGATCGGTGATCACATTCTGGACGGAGATTATGTGATGATTAAACCCCAAAATAATGCCGATAATGGAGATATTGTTATTGCTCTGATTAACCAGGAAGAAGTAACGGTTAAGCGTTTTTACAAAAGCAAAGACAAGATTACTTTAAAACCTTCTAATCCGGAATATAAACCTATTATTACAAAAGATATCGTAATTCTGGGCAAAGTTACAGGTGTTATTCGCAGGTTTAACGGGAGGAATTAA